Proteins from a single region of Acidobacteriota bacterium:
- a CDS encoding FtsX-like permease family protein, protein GGPFSDCRGVPFHLAATIYGVLSYTVSQRRREIGVRMALGAGRGQVVKLVVGQGGVLVAAGVVLGLVAAATASRIVESVLFGVTPADPLTFTAVTAVLLGVALLACWLPARRAARIDPMNVLREA, encoded by the coding sequence GGGGGTCCCTTTTCAGATTGCCGCGGGGTCCCTTTTCATCTTGCCGCTACCATCTACGGCGTGCTCAGCTACACGGTGTCGCAACGCCGGCGCGAGATCGGCGTCCGCATGGCGCTCGGAGCCGGACGCGGGCAGGTCGTCAAGCTGGTGGTGGGGCAGGGCGGCGTGCTGGTCGCCGCCGGGGTCGTGCTCGGCTTGGTGGCTGCCGCCACGGCCAGCCGCATCGTCGAGAGCGTCCTGTTCGGCGTCACGCCGGCCGACCCGCTGACTTTCACGGCCGTTACCGCGGTGCTCCTCGGCGTCGCGTTGCTCGCCTGCTGGTTGCCGGCGCGCCGCGCCGCGCGGATCGATCCGATGAACGTGCTCCGCGAGGCCTAG